A genome region from Panicum virgatum strain AP13 chromosome 4K, P.virgatum_v5, whole genome shotgun sequence includes the following:
- the LOC120702048 gene encoding phenolic glucoside malonyltransferase 2-like — protein sequence MALTPLQQRGHCTKYQRISFHGQGSSSPRRAHAVRVPRHAGATAGGEREGEAPLLDAPWVATPPVQQVFLNETVTGDEFAVVVKRLKESLAAALALYLPLAGNLDYVEENRQRHRLVVDCSQPGVAFFETVAGSMEVACLLPQHDARVLPAPVMAVQATRLSAGMALGVSVHHAAGDGRSVVLFLEAWSSIACGGSWSSPVAVTKSLAPSHYAREAITVSHPGSDELAGDVLSKIAPKLPLANTYTTECYFSQHTRLARQTMVLGAADIRALKRRIDGLAPPPPPPAKPVSTFVAPSALCWTAFVQAKGLGAGDDTHLLFQVDLCARLRPPVGARYVGNCVRGCIASADDGELLGAAGLLRAARAVQAAVAEAVVAPLAGVGKWVQRLMGLPVARQLVVAGSPLFRMHHLADFGFGMPEGHRDGVPFEELQEQGFEEVEQQQ from the exons ATGGCTCTGACGCCCTTGCAGCAACGCGGGCATTG TACCAAGTACCAGCGCATCTCGTTCCATGGACAAGGTAGCTCTAGCCCCCGGCGTGCGCATGCTGTCCGTGTCCCGCGTCACGCCGGTGCCACCGCCGGCGGAGAACGTGAAGGTGAAGCTCCCCTGCTGGACGCGCCGTGGGTGGCGACGCCACCGGTTCAGCAGGTGTTTCTGAACGAAACGGTCACCGGTGATGAGTTTGCTGTCGTTGTCAAGCGCCTCAAGgagtccctcgccgccgcgctcgcgctctACCTTCCGCTCGCCGGAAATCTAGACTACGTGGAGGAGAACAGACAGCGACACCGCCTGGTCGTCGACTGCTCTCAACCCGGGGTTGCTTTCTTCGAGACCGTCGCCGGCAGCATGGAGGTTGCGTGTCTCCTGCCACAGCACGACGCCCGGGTGCTCCCAGCCCCCGTCATGGCCGTGCAGGCCACGCGGTTGAGCGCCGGCATGGCGCTCGGCGTCTCCGTTCAccatgccgccggcgacggccgctCCGTCGTCCTGTTTCTGGAGGCATGGAGTTCAATCGCCTGCGGAGGCTCATGGTCATCACCTGTGGCTGTGACCAAGTCCCTCGCCCCATCACACTACGCAAGAGAAGCCATCACCGTCTCTCACCCTGGCAGcgacgagctcgccggagatgtCCTCAGCAAGATCGCGCCAAAGCTTCCCCTG GCGAACACGTACACGACGGAGTGCTACTTCAGCCAGCACACCCGTCTGGCGCGCCAGACCATGGTCCTTGGCGCCGCCGACATCCGGGCGCTGAAGCGGCGCATCGacggcctcgcgccgccgccgcccccgccagcCAAGCCGGTGTCCACGTTCGTGGCACCGTCAGCGCTGTGCTGGACGGCGTTCGTCCAGGCGAAGGGTCTCGGCGCCGGGGACGACACGCACCTGCTGTTCCAGGTGGACCTGTGCGCGCGCCTCCGTCCGCCCGTGGGCGCGCGCTACGTCGGCAACTGCGTCAGGGGCTGCATCGCGAGCGCCGACGACGGGGAGCTCctcggcgcggcggggctcctgcgcgcggcgcgggcggtccaggcggccgtggcggaggcggtggtggcgccgcTAGCCGGGGTGGGGAAATGGGTCCAGCGGCTCATGGGGCTGCCCGTGGCGCGGCAGCTGGTCGTCGCCGGGAGCCCGCTGTTCCGCATGCATCACCTGGCGGACTTTGGGTTCGGGATGCCGGAGGGACACCGTG ATGGTGTGCCGTTCGAGGAGCTGCAGGAGCAAGGGTTCGAGGAGGtcgagcagcagcagtag